In the Hordeum vulgare subsp. vulgare chromosome 7H, MorexV3_pseudomolecules_assembly, whole genome shotgun sequence genome, one interval contains:
- the LOC123411144 gene encoding phytolongin Phyl1.1-like: MNSRRSRSVKLLSSRAKPLEVDVAEEDPRMSSSADNTVYCCIAKGNKVIYSYSSKDGDSQTEATAALCLENVPPYHRHYIHTSGSRSYGYLMADGHTFFAIIDPSVGNAGALQFLERVRDEFRNTNRNGFHDALVPAVQRLVASLEKMPRAALVPEGGAKRGGSNDGSSCTSSKVPLLGKGSGRKDKKKAKEKGMPMGDGDVEHHGTRGVRIDMQPEDVGGMSLERSTSQSRLRRQQSSRSLWMRHVKIIIIIDVVICLVLFAAWLAVCKGFQCVSG, translated from the coding sequence ATGAATTCTCGCCGATCCAGGTCTGTGAAGCTGCTGTCGTCGCGAGCCAAGCCCCTGGAGGTTGACGTTGCAGAGGAGGACCCGCGGATGAGCTCCTCGGCCGACAACACGGTGTACTGCTGCATTGCCAAGGGGAACAAGGTCATATACAGCTACAGCAGCAAGGATGGTGACTCGCAGACCGAGGCCACGGCGGCGCTCTGCCTCGAGAACGTGCCTCCCTACCACCGGCATTACATCCACACCTCGGGGTCGAGGAGCTACGGCTATCTGATGGCAGACGGGCACACGTTTTTCGCCATCATCGACCCGAGTGTCGGGAATGCGGGCGCCTTGCAGTTCCTGGAGCGTGTGCGGGATGAGTTCAGGAACACAAATAGGAATGGGTTCCATGACGCGCTGGTTCCGGCTGTCCAGAGGCTGGTTGCTTCACTGGAGAAGATGCCCCGTGCCGCACTTGTTCCTGAGGGTGGTGCGAAAAGGGGAGGGTCGAATGACGGCTCAAGCTGCACATCGTCCAAGGTGCCTCTTCTTGGAAAAGGCAGTGGcaggaaggataagaagaaggcaaAGGAGAAGGGGATGCCGATGGGGGATGGCGACGTTGAGCACCATGGCACAAGAGGTGTGAGAATTGATATGCAGCCGGAGGATGTTGGCGGCATGTCATTAGAGCGCAGCACAAGCCAATCCAGGCTACGGAGGCAGCAGTCGTCGCGGTCACTGTGGATGCGCCATGTgaagatcatcatcattattgatGTTGTCATTTGTTTGGTATTGTTTGCTGCTTGGCTTGCTGTCTGCAAGGGTTTCCAGTGTGTGTCCGGGTGA